A stretch of the Negativicoccus succinicivorans genome encodes the following:
- a CDS encoding YidC/Oxa1 family membrane protein insertase, with the protein MQHFLSFCYQLTQMAGFPSYGIAIIVMTILIRVLLLPLAIKQIRSMKSMQEMQPRLQEIQKKYKGDPQRIQMEMTKMYQEMGVNPLSGCLPMLIQMPFLISIFYALRSYQYDPEYISFLWLPSLGATDPYYVLPVLSALSTFIMQKQTMSSNNSAGSMAAQQQKIMLVFMPLFIGYISLSFPSGLVVYWVVSNLFQMAQQFIMFREKPKGAGVK; encoded by the coding sequence GTCGTTTTGCTACCAATTGACGCAGATGGCGGGATTCCCGAGTTACGGGATCGCAATTATAGTAATGACGATTCTGATTCGCGTGCTGCTTTTGCCGTTGGCGATTAAGCAGATCCGCTCGATGAAGAGCATGCAGGAAATGCAGCCGCGCCTTCAGGAGATTCAAAAGAAATATAAAGGGGATCCGCAACGGATTCAAATGGAAATGACGAAGATGTATCAGGAGATGGGTGTCAATCCGCTGTCGGGCTGCCTGCCGATGCTGATTCAGATGCCGTTTTTGATTTCGATTTTCTACGCGTTGCGCAGTTATCAATACGATCCCGAATATATCAGCTTCTTATGGCTGCCGAGCCTGGGCGCGACCGATCCGTACTATGTTTTACCGGTTCTGTCCGCGCTGTCGACGTTCATCATGCAAAAGCAAACGATGAGCAGCAACAATTCGGCGGGTTCTATGGCGGCGCAGCAGCAAAAAATCATGCTGGTCTTTATGCCGCTTTTCATCGGCTACATCAGCTTAAGTTTTCCGAGCGGTCTGGTTGTTTATTGGGTAGTTTCCAATTTATTCCAGATGGCGCAACAGTTTATCATGTTTCGTGAAAAGCCGAAGGGAGCAGGTGTCAAATGA
- the mnmG gene encoding tRNA uridine-5-carboxymethylaminomethyl(34) synthesis enzyme MnmG, translating into MYEVASYDVIVIGAGHAGCEAGLAAARLGARTLLCTISLENIAMMPCNPAIGGPGKSQLVRELDALGGQMGIVADETAIQMRMLNRGKGPAVHALRAQNDKNAYHRRMKQIVENEPRLDVKQLMVTDLLVEDGRVTGIKTELDEAYRAKAVVLATGTYLQGEILIGTHKYSGGPNGYRASLKLADSLREHGVELRRFKTGTPSRVDLRTLSLERMERQDGDKDSHTFSFLSERKDRNATCCWLTYTNAETHAIIRANLDRAPLYAGLVHGVGARYCPSIEDKVVRFADKERHQLFIEPEGLETNEMYVQGMSTSLPMDVQYAFLRTIPGLEHVEIMRPAYAIEYECLDPLQLTAGLRYKKCDGLFSAGQANGTSGYEEAAAQGFIAGINAAHYVLGKEPFTLTRAQAYIGTLIDDLVTKGTNEPYRMMTSRSEYRLLLRQDNADLRLTPLGRTLGLVSDERWARYEAKRVAVEEGHRKLSETMLTPTAETNAYLTRLGSAALKTGTTAAQLLRRPELSYMDIADLLGWDDPGIDVREELSVSTKYEGYITKQQERIRRQQKMETTRLPDDLPYDTLRGISIEARQKLQQVKPATLGQASRVSGVSPADITVLMIYLEQQRQQGVNYDA; encoded by the coding sequence ATGTACGAAGTAGCAAGTTACGACGTGATCGTGATCGGCGCCGGCCATGCGGGCTGCGAAGCGGGCCTCGCCGCGGCGCGTTTGGGCGCGCGCACATTGTTGTGCACGATCAGTTTAGAAAATATCGCGATGATGCCGTGTAATCCGGCGATCGGCGGTCCGGGTAAGAGCCAGCTCGTGCGGGAGTTGGACGCGTTGGGCGGACAGATGGGGATAGTCGCCGATGAAACGGCGATTCAGATGCGCATGCTCAACCGGGGCAAAGGGCCGGCTGTCCATGCGTTACGCGCGCAAAATGATAAAAACGCATACCATCGTCGCATGAAACAAATCGTTGAAAATGAGCCGCGGCTGGATGTCAAGCAATTGATGGTAACAGATCTTCTGGTAGAGGACGGTCGCGTAACCGGAATTAAAACGGAGCTGGATGAAGCGTATCGCGCAAAAGCGGTTGTCTTGGCGACAGGAACGTATTTACAAGGTGAAATCCTGATTGGAACGCATAAGTACAGCGGCGGTCCGAACGGTTACCGAGCGAGTTTGAAACTTGCGGATTCATTGCGAGAGCATGGCGTCGAACTGCGTCGTTTCAAAACGGGCACGCCGAGTCGAGTCGATCTGCGCACTCTGTCACTTGAGCGCATGGAACGTCAGGACGGCGACAAGGATTCACACACATTTTCCTTTTTATCCGAACGCAAAGATCGTAACGCGACTTGTTGCTGGTTGACTTATACCAATGCGGAAACGCATGCGATTATTCGCGCCAACTTGGATCGAGCTCCTTTATACGCGGGGCTGGTGCACGGCGTCGGTGCGCGCTATTGTCCTTCGATTGAAGATAAAGTGGTGCGCTTTGCGGATAAAGAACGGCATCAACTCTTTATCGAGCCGGAAGGTTTGGAAACGAATGAAATGTATGTCCAGGGCATGTCGACATCGCTGCCGATGGACGTGCAGTATGCTTTTTTGCGTACGATTCCCGGCTTGGAGCATGTCGAAATCATGCGTCCGGCGTACGCGATTGAATATGAATGTCTGGACCCGTTGCAGCTGACGGCGGGCTTGCGTTATAAAAAATGCGACGGACTTTTTTCCGCCGGCCAGGCCAACGGAACATCGGGTTATGAAGAAGCCGCGGCGCAGGGTTTCATCGCCGGCATTAACGCGGCGCATTATGTACTCGGTAAAGAACCGTTTACGCTGACGCGCGCGCAAGCCTACATCGGCACGCTGATTGACGACTTGGTGACGAAGGGTACGAATGAACCGTATCGCATGATGACGAGCCGCAGTGAATATCGTCTGTTATTGCGTCAGGACAATGCGGATTTGCGTTTAACGCCGCTCGGGCGTACACTCGGTTTAGTAAGTGACGAGCGTTGGGCGCGGTATGAAGCGAAACGCGTCGCGGTGGAAGAAGGGCATCGAAAGTTGAGCGAAACGATGCTTACGCCGACAGCGGAAACGAATGCCTATCTCACGCGTTTGGGAAGCGCCGCGCTGAAAACCGGCACGACCGCTGCGCAATTATTGCGGCGACCGGAGCTTTCGTATATGGATATCGCGGATTTGCTCGGCTGGGACGATCCGGGCATCGATGTGCGGGAAGAGCTGTCTGTTTCGACCAAGTACGAAGGTTATATTACGAAACAGCAGGAACGCATTCGCCGTCAGCAGAAAATGGAAACGACGCGACTTCCGGACGATTTGCCGTACGATACGTTGCGCGGCATTTCGATCGAAGCGCGGCAAAAGCTGCAGCAGGTCAAGCCGGCCACATTAGGTCAGGCCTCGCGCGTTTCCGGCGTTTCGCCGGCGGATATTACCGTGTTGATGATTTATTTGGAGCAGCAACGGCAACAGGGAGTCAACTATGATGCCTGA
- the jag gene encoding RNA-binding cell elongation regulator Jag/EloR produces MSHPIEFTGKTVEDATAKALAELQVTRGEVNVDVLSEGSKGIFGIGAKEARILVTKLYGELTESEVDKETAKADYIVPREELTEASKRQAKMSAGLEDATGIEVQNEEPIIETPATVVEQETQAAEETLRPEAAADATAHVADTGAVATEAVTNTRSQSAFSAEEQAETAQRAKAFLQSVTDAMGLDVMIEKRMTAERILLQLHGRGLGVLIGKHGKTLDSLQYLTNLAANQSGRGRYFVMLDVEDYRERRQATLESLAIRMADRVKRNQRPLVLEPMNAYERKIIHLTLQDDPDVYTKSEGELDNRHLVIHYKQ; encoded by the coding sequence ATGAGCCATCCAATCGAGTTTACGGGCAAAACCGTGGAAGACGCTACCGCGAAAGCATTAGCAGAGCTGCAAGTCACGCGCGGTGAAGTGAATGTAGATGTACTGTCGGAAGGGTCAAAGGGTATCTTCGGTATCGGCGCCAAAGAGGCGCGCATCCTGGTTACCAAATTGTATGGTGAGCTGACGGAATCGGAAGTTGATAAAGAGACTGCGAAAGCGGATTATATCGTACCGCGCGAAGAATTGACGGAAGCTTCGAAGCGCCAGGCCAAAATGTCCGCGGGTCTTGAAGACGCTACCGGTATCGAAGTGCAAAACGAAGAACCGATTATTGAAACACCGGCGACCGTTGTTGAGCAGGAAACGCAAGCGGCGGAAGAAACGCTGCGTCCGGAGGCGGCAGCGGACGCCACGGCGCATGTAGCGGATACCGGCGCGGTGGCGACTGAAGCGGTGACAAATACTCGTTCCCAAAGCGCATTTTCGGCGGAAGAACAAGCGGAAACGGCGCAGCGCGCTAAAGCCTTTTTACAATCCGTCACCGATGCGATGGGACTCGATGTGATGATCGAAAAGCGAATGACTGCGGAACGCATTTTATTACAATTGCACGGGCGCGGGTTGGGCGTTTTGATCGGTAAACACGGCAAAACGTTGGACTCGTTGCAGTATCTGACCAATTTAGCGGCCAATCAGAGCGGCCGCGGTCGGTATTTCGTCATGCTCGACGTGGAAGATTACCGCGAGCGTCGGCAAGCGACGCTGGAATCGCTGGCGATCCGCATGGCGGACCGTGTCAAACGCAATCAACGCCCCTTGGTGTTGGAACCGATGAATGCGTATGAACGCAAAATTATTCATCTGACATTGCAAGATGATCCGGACGTCTACACGAAGAGTGAGGGCGAACTGGACAATCGCCACTTGGTGATTCACTACAAGCAGTAA
- the mnmE gene encoding tRNA uridine-5-carboxymethylaminomethyl(34) synthesis GTPase MnmE, translating to MYNEDTIAAIATPFGTGGIGIIRISGPEALALAARVFRPYTPLDWNNARGFRAHYGHIVADGQTMDESILLVMRAPRSYTGEDVVELQLHGGMLVLQHSLQLCLQAGARLAERGEFTERAFLNGRIDLTQAEAVDDIITAKSEVGLGVAVGQLTGKLSRWVEATGAAVTELVASLEAVIDYPEEDLAELTPAEIDTKLTAIITELEAMIARAAAGKVWKEGLKTVIAGLPNAGKSSLLNQLLAEERAIVTDIPGTTRDTITESALIHGIPLVLVDTAGIREASDQIEQMGIARTHRELAQADLILAVLDASQPLTAETRAWLATLQNKAAILLLNKTDLPLRADLDEVKALTGGLPQVAIAARTGTGMDELGNALATYVEQHRLQAGADSVLLTNVRQEDLARRALASLRSAQQGLHEGLMEDLITEDLRAAWDALGAIVGRNPEASITDEIFRRFCVGK from the coding sequence ATGTATAACGAAGATACCATTGCCGCGATCGCAACGCCGTTCGGCACGGGCGGAATCGGTATTATCCGGATCAGCGGGCCGGAGGCGCTGGCGCTCGCCGCGCGCGTTTTTCGGCCGTACACGCCGCTGGATTGGAATAATGCGCGCGGTTTTCGGGCGCATTACGGCCATATCGTAGCGGACGGGCAAACGATGGACGAAAGCATTTTGCTTGTCATGCGCGCGCCGCGTTCGTATACGGGTGAAGATGTCGTGGAGTTGCAACTGCATGGCGGGATGCTGGTGTTACAACACAGCTTGCAGCTTTGCCTCCAAGCGGGCGCGCGCTTGGCGGAACGCGGTGAATTTACCGAGCGCGCCTTTTTGAACGGGCGTATTGATCTGACGCAGGCGGAAGCGGTGGATGATATTATTACCGCGAAGAGCGAAGTCGGCTTAGGCGTGGCGGTCGGTCAACTGACGGGCAAACTTTCCCGCTGGGTGGAAGCGACCGGCGCGGCGGTGACCGAACTCGTAGCTTCGTTGGAAGCGGTGATTGATTATCCCGAAGAGGATTTGGCGGAGCTGACGCCGGCGGAAATCGATACGAAACTGACCGCGATCATCACTGAATTGGAAGCGATGATCGCCCGCGCGGCGGCGGGAAAAGTTTGGAAAGAGGGATTAAAAACCGTCATCGCGGGTTTACCCAATGCGGGCAAATCAAGCCTTTTGAATCAATTGCTGGCGGAAGAGCGCGCGATTGTGACGGATATTCCCGGCACGACACGCGACACGATTACGGAATCGGCGCTGATTCACGGCATTCCGCTGGTGCTTGTGGACACGGCGGGCATTCGTGAAGCGAGCGACCAAATTGAACAAATGGGAATTGCGCGTACACACCGCGAACTCGCGCAGGCGGATTTGATTCTCGCCGTGCTGGATGCATCGCAGCCGCTGACGGCGGAAACACGCGCATGGCTTGCGACCTTGCAAAACAAAGCGGCGATTTTACTTTTAAATAAAACGGATTTGCCTTTGCGGGCGGATCTTGACGAGGTGAAGGCGCTCACCGGCGGCCTCCCGCAGGTAGCGATCGCGGCGCGTACAGGCACCGGTATGGACGAGCTCGGCAACGCGTTGGCGACCTATGTCGAGCAACACCGGCTGCAAGCCGGCGCGGACAGCGTCCTTTTGACGAACGTGCGCCAGGAGGATTTGGCGCGTCGGGCGCTCGCTTCCTTGCGTTCCGCGCAGCAGGGTCTGCATGAAGGTTTGATGGAAGATTTGATTACGGAAGATTTACGGGCGGCCTGGGACGCGTTGGGAGCGATCGTTGGGCGGAACCCGGAGGCAAGCATTACCGATGAAATTTTCCGACGTTTTTGCGTCGGTAAGTAA